The DNA segment TACCTTGTTAAAAGGAAAACTTAATAGATAATAAAAAGGAATTTATTATGTTAGACGCATCTAAAATAAATTTATTAAAAAAAAATTCTACCAATTCTACTATTCAAGCAGATACACATCTTCCAAGCACATCAGAATTTTTTTTTCAAAAAATAAAATATTTTTACACTAATTCGCCAATAAATTTTTCGTTTTTTACAGGTTACCGATATATTGGAATACCGCGATTATCCGGTAATCCTATCGTAGGCAGATTAAAAGACTTTTCGTCAGAAGAAGCAGCATGGAATGTTATCGATCAAGCCGCTAGGCTTGCTACACAGCATGCTTCCGGTATGTGCTATTTTTGGATAGCGAATAAGCTCATTCTTTTGATAACAAAACCTCAGCATATTAATGAGTGTTTGATAAAAAATAAAGATAAAGTTTCTCCCAATAGAGAAATTATAACGGCTGTATTTGGACAAAATATCGCAACAAAGGACAAAGTTAAATGGTTAGAAAAAAGAAAGTTATATAAAAGATATTTTTCTGAGAAAAATTATCTCAAACACTCTGAGCTATATACGCTTGATTTAATGGATAAGTTCTTTCATCAAATACAATCTTCCGGTAGCTATGCCGAGGATATTAAGCTGTTGCTTAATGATTTAAGTTTGTTGGTTATATTAGAGCGATTAACAAATACATCGTCGGATTTTGCTATAAAATTAGATGAATTATCTTCCTGCATTAACGAAGTAGCTAAGCATATAACACACAAAAATAATTTTTTAATAACTATTTCAAAAACATTTATTTATTTATATTTAAATAATAAACCCCCCGTTGATTTTAACGAAATACGTTTAAAATTTAAAAGCGATTTAAATCGGTTATTTTATCCCCACTTAGATAGGCTGCGAAATACAACTAATTTCCTTAATCTCTTATGGGAAGCTGAAGCAGATAAAAATCCTTTTGAATTTATGGAAGAGGTTGCTGCCGATAGTGGTTTATCTTTATTGGCTGCACGCCAAGGAATTGCAACCTCTTTACTTTTTATTATCAAGCTTTTAGCGGCTCATCCCGAAAAAGAAAAAAAACTAAGAAAAGCCATTAATGAATCTCTAGGAGAGCTTGATGAGATAAGTGTAGAAAATGTTAATAAAATAGAATATTTAGACATGGTTATAAATGAATCTTTAAGATTATATCCAACATCCCGTATTCTTTTGCCACGTTCTGTTGAAGATAATTTTTTAATTGGTGGATTACCCTTGTTTAAAGGGGATCAAATTCTTATTTCTCCCTATATTACCCACCGCTTAGGTCATTTTTTTAAACAACCGGTACAATTTATCCCAGAAAGGTTTGATAAAAAAAATAAAGACAAAATTGAATCAGGATCGTACCTACCTTTCGGAATCGGGGCTCATAATTGTATTGGTCAAAAATTATCGATACAAACCATTAAATTATTTTTAACCTCCATTTATAGGAAAAACCATATAGAGGTTATGGATAACTATTTCCCAACTTCAATCAAAGAAAATGTTGTGAAAACAAAGTTTTTCACTAAAATTCAGCTTGTTTCAACGAATGATTGTGAACAAAAAAATGCCTCTAAACCTCATGTTTGAATGAAAAAATTTATGAAGCATAGTTTATTTAATAAGAGAAAAATTCGGAGGAATAATTACTTTATAAAAGGATAAAACGATGGAAAAATATGCGCTAAAGGAATCTCAAGATTCAAATAAAAATAGTGGAAAAAATGTAGCTTTAAAGTTTGACCTAGGAGAGCTTATCACTACAAGATATGGAATAACACAAAGAAGAGGGCACTTTGTATGCTTAAACCCTTTTTCGCCAATTAATTTTATAAAAAAAAATGAAAAAGAACTAGCAGATAAAAAAGTTATATGGGAAAAGGAAATTACAAAAATAGGCTTTATGCAAAAAGGAGATTTTTTTTATAAAAATTTTAATAAATTAAATGCTTTAACCTTTTCTACATTACTTATTCCGGATAAGCCCATACAAAATTTAAAGTTTCTCTTTTATTTTTTAATCGCTTTATTTGCTATCGATGATTTTTTTGAAGAGGTAAAAGCGGATGAAAATTTAAATAAAATTGTAAAAATCCTTATTGAATTTGCTCAAGGCAATTCCGAGATGATTTTGCAGACTCATTATCAGACGCTATGTGCTCGTTGTAAATTATTGTCACCTTTATGTAAATTATTAACGAGCCTTCATCATGAAGCCCGGCAATTTAATTTAGATACTTCTTTTTTTACTAACTCTTTAATTCAGCATTTATATAGCCAGCAATTAGAGTTAAATTATTTTTTAGAAGAAAAATTACATCCTTTCTGTAAAGAAGATTACTTAGATACTCGATATTTTAGTTCGGGCGCTTATATTACTCAAGAGGTTATTAGTTTGATTAGAGGAATAGTGCTGTCTAAAGAGATAAGATTACACCCCGCTTTTATAAAATACAGAAATGAAATTTGTTTACACACTATTCTCGTCAATGATATTTTTTCCTTAGAAAAAGAAGCAGCCAATGAAGAAATATTTAATATGATTATTATAAAACAGGAAAAATATTCTTTACAAACTGCATTTAATAAAACACTGGATAAATTGAATAACCTAGTGATCAAGATAAAAGATAGCGCAAATAAATTAAAAGAAATATTTAAGGACGATTCGAATGTAGAAAAATTTATAAAAAGCACCTTTCAAATGGTCGATGGAAATATACTGGGCCACAAGGAATCTAAACGCTATGGTGATATTGCTTTTGAGGTTGTCGAGCTTCCTGAGATGGTATCTTCTAAATCTATTTTTTTTCAATACCCTCTA comes from the Rickettsiella endosymbiont of Rhagonycha lignosa genome and includes:
- a CDS encoding cytochrome P450; translation: MLDASKINLLKKNSTNSTIQADTHLPSTSEFFFQKIKYFYTNSPINFSFFTGYRYIGIPRLSGNPIVGRLKDFSSEEAAWNVIDQAARLATQHASGMCYFWIANKLILLITKPQHINECLIKNKDKVSPNREIITAVFGQNIATKDKVKWLEKRKLYKRYFSEKNYLKHSELYTLDLMDKFFHQIQSSGSYAEDIKLLLNDLSLLVILERLTNTSSDFAIKLDELSSCINEVAKHITHKNNFLITISKTFIYLYLNNKPPVDFNEIRLKFKSDLNRLFYPHLDRLRNTTNFLNLLWEAEADKNPFEFMEEVAADSGLSLLAARQGIATSLLFIIKLLAAHPEKEKKLRKAINESLGELDEISVENVNKIEYLDMVINESLRLYPTSRILLPRSVEDNFLIGGLPLFKGDQILISPYITHRLGHFFKQPVQFIPERFDKKNKDKIESGSYLPFGIGAHNCIGQKLSIQTIKLFLTSIYRKNHIEVMDNYFPTSIKENVVKTKFFTKIQLVSTNDCEQKNASKPHV
- a CDS encoding terpene synthase family protein, whose product is MEKYALKESQDSNKNSGKNVALKFDLGELITTRYGITQRRGHFVCLNPFSPINFIKKNEKELADKKVIWEKEITKIGFMQKGDFFYKNFNKLNALTFSTLLIPDKPIQNLKFLFYFLIALFAIDDFFEEVKADENLNKIVKILIEFAQGNSEMILQTHYQTLCARCKLLSPLCKLLTSLHHEARQFNLDTSFFTNSLIQHLYSQQLELNYFLEEKLHPFCKEDYLDTRYFSSGAYITQEVISLIRGIVLSKEIRLHPAFIKYRNEICLHTILVNDIFSLEKEAANEEIFNMIIIKQEKYSLQTAFNKTLDKLNNLVIKIKDSANKLKEIFKDDSNVEKFIKSTFQMVDGNILGHKESKRYGDIAFEVVELPEMVSSKSIFFQYPLKGRYDQESISSVFNSPQTQLNK